In one Umezawaea sp. Da 62-37 genomic region, the following are encoded:
- a CDS encoding helix-turn-helix transcriptional regulator, whose translation MKSSVDLYASMPLPLRGIDSSRLVARRVESGLTREELAERVGVSARMIFFYEEGRHTPTPSRLERLAAALDCEAEVLTGAVRGQETLVDLRYAAGLTLERVTELLRASPAGRELCVSASKISALENGRPVRGRHWQKPEVTGRLVAPLAKAYRVPVRMIMDAWMRTRPGEQAPILATQRKPEASGKALATWESLNERQQVYLGEIMREDRMRETEMWMRRVQRLPSQKAAQWRALPLTLQAPPSVVGYTRLQERLRRHDVHDPGTGPTVHALERRGLVAITEDSVEHPAVGTIGRVLVEITRRGRSAARAGLGEPRDPGPAAHLLSEWLWGVVARVAAAEPAGLEDDRLAGRSLFFIGVGYRGKAGGRPSRGLVDSVPVMAPGGTHVAEYRWRLTRLGRRHVAEYLPIYRELYSHIATAGLDDIADGKP comes from the coding sequence ATGAAGTCTTCAGTCGACTTGTATGCAAGCATGCCTCTTCCCTTGCGTGGGATCGACTCATCACGGCTTGTAGCGCGGCGTGTCGAGTCAGGGCTTACGCGTGAGGAGTTGGCCGAGAGAGTCGGGGTCTCGGCCAGGATGATCTTCTTCTACGAGGAGGGCCGGCATACCCCCACGCCGTCGCGCCTTGAGCGGTTGGCGGCGGCGCTGGACTGCGAAGCGGAAGTGCTCACGGGTGCCGTTCGTGGGCAGGAGACGCTCGTCGATCTGAGATATGCGGCAGGACTGACCCTGGAGCGGGTCACGGAGTTGCTGCGAGCATCGCCCGCAGGACGGGAACTGTGCGTATCCGCGTCCAAGATTTCGGCGTTGGAGAACGGGCGACCGGTCCGCGGACGGCACTGGCAGAAGCCTGAGGTGACAGGGAGGCTTGTCGCTCCGCTGGCCAAGGCGTACAGGGTTCCGGTGCGGATGATCATGGACGCATGGATGCGTACTCGCCCCGGCGAGCAGGCCCCGATCCTGGCGACACAACGGAAGCCGGAGGCGTCCGGAAAGGCGTTGGCGACCTGGGAGTCATTGAACGAGCGCCAACAGGTCTACCTCGGCGAGATCATGCGGGAGGACCGCATGAGGGAGACCGAAATGTGGATGCGGCGGGTCCAGCGGCTGCCCTCGCAGAAGGCGGCGCAGTGGCGGGCCTTGCCGTTGACGCTGCAGGCCCCACCGTCGGTGGTCGGGTACACCCGACTGCAGGAGCGGCTGCGTCGACATGATGTGCACGACCCCGGTACCGGACCGACGGTGCACGCACTGGAGCGACGGGGCTTGGTGGCGATCACCGAGGACTCGGTCGAACACCCCGCTGTCGGCACGATCGGGCGAGTGCTGGTGGAGATCACGCGCCGTGGCCGGTCGGCCGCCAGGGCAGGGCTGGGTGAACCGCGTGATCCGGGTCCTGCGGCGCATCTACTGTCGGAGTGGCTTTGGGGGGTCGTGGCGCGCGTCGCGGCTGCCGAGCCTGCCGGGCTGGAGGACGACCGGTTGGCCGGCCGTTCGCTGTTCTTCATCGGTGTCGGGTACCGCGGCAAGGCCGGGGGCCGGCCGAGTCGCGGCCTGGTGGACTCGGTGCCCGTCATGGCGCCCGGTGGAACGCACGTCGCCGAGTACCGGTGGCGCTTGACCCGGCTGGGCCGACGTCATGTCGCGGAATACCTCCCCATCTATCGCGAACTTTATTCGCATATCGCCACCGCCGGCCTGGATGACATCGCGGACGGAAAACCGTAA
- a CDS encoding Uma2 family endonuclease, with product MSGSLDQVEGCARLMTTARRLDNYTLADWESLDPQEGHRVELVDGRFVVNAAPAWKHQRVADRLCRLLDDAVFADGMEAATAVGVRVRDGLGYVPDIVVSTERVETATVSADTIALAVEVVSPSTKKTDRLEKPAAYAGAGVPRYWRIEINDAHVTVYCYRLDGQTYVEDVVLDTGATGTVAVTGTASITFDPADLNGVRKR from the coding sequence GTGAGTGGCAGCCTCGACCAGGTGGAAGGGTGTGCAAGGCTCATGACTACGGCCCGCAGGCTCGACAACTACACCCTGGCGGACTGGGAGAGTCTGGACCCGCAGGAGGGGCATCGTGTCGAGTTGGTCGACGGACGTTTCGTCGTGAACGCGGCACCGGCGTGGAAGCACCAACGCGTAGCTGACCGGCTCTGCCGTCTTCTCGACGACGCCGTGTTCGCCGACGGTATGGAGGCCGCCACCGCCGTAGGCGTCCGTGTTCGCGATGGTCTGGGCTACGTACCCGACATCGTGGTGTCCACCGAACGGGTGGAAACCGCCACTGTGAGCGCGGATACCATCGCGTTGGCTGTGGAAGTGGTCAGTCCCTCGACCAAGAAAACCGACCGGCTGGAGAAGCCCGCAGCCTACGCAGGCGCCGGTGTCCCCAGGTACTGGCGAATCGAGATCAACGACGCTCATGTGACCGTGTACTGCTACCGGCTCGACGGTCAAACCTATGTCGAGGACGTCGTGCTCGACACCGGGGCAACCGGCACCGTCGCGGTGACCGGCACTGCGTCGATCACCTTCGATCCCGCGGATCTCAACGGTGTCCGCAAACGCTGA
- a CDS encoding alpha/beta fold hydrolase: MLLIAVGPTPVVIAEAEECESPQTVVVPKGGWSAARRPVVLVHGWIGGPMTTVAHNLEGTRIGDEISTFTFDYGRLSAHWVSDIGIAACLAAYVNTVSKQYGSAGAGGDGKVVVVAHSMGGLAVRYATDPILVTDPVKAGVLAHIVMIGTPHLGSPLGGTPLAWALEQKFLLDDRTHVAPLPAMSAARCLAPHDKGAALPAGCDLRPPYLPPYLPTGVPLTQVAGDVTVDRKLFGHTLYSVPLFTDGSVPVISAHGYQTSGERGVEPANQSERQYRTDACRIDFDLLTPATIGVGVGTTVLFDYLTLAAVKLGVPTPEVLALWLAAGVFATCGHNNLPADPPVLELIADAVESVPVADPHEVRFDGIGAYTLALTGKDLLAEGFVDRGNLYGGSACVSYVKDGQAIRFSVEPATGRVLAIKAGGDRALHTRIGGIHVGSTLAEVRAAFRGSTFDERFAFDFGQRTNGVVVTGPGGSIAFGLTDAPAADYASGRVAVNYLAGVGLTGYAPTNSESGC, translated from the coding sequence GTGCTGCTGATCGCCGTCGGTCCGACGCCAGTCGTTATTGCCGAAGCAGAGGAGTGCGAGTCGCCGCAGACTGTGGTGGTCCCCAAAGGCGGCTGGTCGGCTGCCCGGCGCCCGGTCGTGCTGGTGCACGGCTGGATCGGCGGCCCTATGACCACGGTGGCGCATAATTTGGAGGGCACGCGGATCGGCGACGAGATCAGCACGTTCACCTTCGACTATGGACGTCTTTCGGCGCACTGGGTGTCCGACATCGGCATCGCCGCCTGCCTGGCGGCCTATGTCAACACCGTGTCGAAGCAGTACGGATCCGCCGGTGCGGGTGGTGACGGTAAGGTCGTTGTCGTCGCTCACTCCATGGGTGGTCTGGCCGTGCGCTATGCGACCGATCCGATTCTGGTGACCGATCCGGTGAAGGCCGGTGTTCTCGCTCATATTGTCATGATCGGCACCCCGCACTTGGGTAGTCCCTTGGGCGGGACTCCGCTCGCGTGGGCGTTGGAGCAGAAGTTCCTACTGGATGACCGGACACATGTTGCGCCGCTTCCGGCGATGAGTGCCGCCCGCTGCCTGGCCCCGCACGACAAGGGTGCTGCGTTGCCCGCTGGGTGCGACCTGCGGCCGCCGTACCTGCCCCCGTACTTGCCCACGGGTGTGCCCCTGACTCAGGTCGCTGGCGACGTCACCGTGGATCGCAAGCTGTTTGGCCACACCCTGTACTCCGTTCCGCTGTTCACCGATGGCTCGGTACCCGTCATCTCCGCGCATGGGTATCAGACCTCCGGCGAACGCGGCGTGGAGCCTGCGAACCAGTCGGAACGCCAATACCGCACGGATGCCTGCCGGATCGACTTTGACTTGCTCACCCCGGCCACCATCGGCGTGGGCGTCGGTACGACCGTGTTGTTCGACTACCTGACCTTGGCCGCTGTCAAGCTTGGCGTGCCGACCCCGGAAGTGCTGGCGCTGTGGTTGGCCGCGGGTGTCTTCGCGACCTGCGGGCACAACAACCTGCCAGCCGATCCGCCGGTGCTCGAGTTGATCGCCGATGCCGTCGAGTCAGTTCCCGTGGCGGATCCGCATGAGGTCCGTTTCGACGGCATCGGCGCCTATACCCTCGCTCTGACCGGCAAGGACCTGCTCGCTGAGGGCTTCGTCGACCGGGGCAACCTGTACGGTGGTTCGGCCTGTGTTAGCTACGTTAAGGACGGCCAGGCGATCCGCTTCAGCGTCGAACCGGCTACCGGTCGCGTCCTGGCCATCAAGGCAGGTGGGGACCGCGCCCTGCACACCCGTATCGGCGGCATCCACGTCGGTTCGACCCTGGCCGAGGTGCGAGCCGCGTTTCGCGGGTCCACCTTCGACGAGCGATTCGCGTTCGACTTCGGCCAGCGCACCAACGGCGTCGTCGTCACCGGTCCCGGTGGGTCGATCGCTTTCGGCTTGACTGATGCACCCGCCGCCGATTACGCGTCGGGACGTGTGGCGGTCAACTACCTGGCAGGTGTCGGCCTGACCGGATACGCGCCGACGAACTCGGAAAGCGGCTGCTGA
- a CDS encoding Lsr2 family protein produces the protein MAQKVFVQLVDDLDGTEGEDIETVQFGLDGVTYEIDLGQKNGAKLRDALADVVASARRTGGRARRGSVVTSIGTKPPAAGHTKEQSRAIREWAKSNGHELADRGRIPAGVAKAFELAHN, from the coding sequence ATGGCGCAAAAGGTTTTTGTTCAGCTCGTCGACGATCTGGACGGCACCGAGGGAGAGGACATCGAGACGGTGCAATTTGGTCTCGACGGCGTCACCTACGAGATCGACCTCGGCCAGAAGAACGGCGCGAAGCTTCGGGACGCCTTGGCCGACGTCGTGGCGAGTGCCCGGCGTACTGGTGGACGTGCGAGGCGGGGCAGTGTTGTGACGAGCATCGGCACCAAGCCCCCAGCAGCTGGCCACACCAAGGAACAGTCCAGGGCGATCCGCGAGTGGGCCAAGAGCAACGGGCATGAGTTGGCCGACCGCGGTCGCATCCCGGCGGGGGTCGCCAAGGCGTTCGAGCTTGCGCACAACTGA
- a CDS encoding relaxase/mobilization nuclease domain-containing protein produces the protein MLHVPISVHAEDELLGDTVWRGFGEEFVVRLGLDRCRWVAVHHGTSATGNDHIHLVVCLVGEDGRVARLDHSKRKARAWALEVERRLDLVRTGQAGTGTRELTCTEHERAQRTGVKPNGAA, from the coding sequence GTGCTGCACGTACCCATCTCCGTGCACGCCGAGGATGAGCTGCTCGGCGACACGGTGTGGCGCGGGTTCGGCGAGGAGTTCGTCGTCCGGCTCGGCCTGGACCGGTGCCGGTGGGTAGCCGTGCACCACGGCACCTCCGCTACGGGAAACGACCACATCCACCTGGTGGTGTGTTTGGTCGGCGAGGACGGTCGGGTCGCCCGCCTGGACCACAGCAAGCGCAAGGCCCGCGCCTGGGCGTTGGAGGTCGAGCGGCGGCTGGACCTGGTGCGCACCGGGCAGGCGGGCACGGGCACCCGCGAGCTCACTTGCACCGAACACGAACGCGCGCAGCGCACCGGTGTCAAACCTAACGGCGCAGCCTAG